The Pseudoalteromonas spongiae UST010723-006 genome window below encodes:
- a CDS encoding DEAD/DEAH box helicase — MSFKTLGLNNALLTAIAEQGYDTPSAIQREAIPTILKRQDVIAIAQTGTGKTAGFVLPVLQLITEKITTKNVQALIITPTRELAAQVATSVSNYSAHLNVSSLAVFGGVRIEPQIAALEQGVDVLIATPGRLRDLHQQNAVCFDQLHTLVLDEADRMLDLGFIDDIKKISELLPNKRQTLMFSATFTDQIKTLANTMLHEPQLIEVEAANTTVDNIKQTLYHVDKNQKSNVLIHLLSKHNWQQVLVFSRTKQGADTLVTTLKEAGISAESIHANRTQHARTEALAAFKNNDIKVLVATDIAARGIDINHLPCVINYDLPYVAEDYVHRIGRTGRAGKKGVSISLFSSDESKQLNAIERLINRKFEQQVVAGFIPSIQRAEQLWGGQGISKPKKGKTAGKKSKTNQFYDDEYGNFEPMPDTSSKKKSNKRKRR, encoded by the coding sequence ATGAGTTTTAAAACCCTTGGTCTTAACAACGCACTTCTAACTGCAATTGCAGAGCAAGGTTACGATACGCCTTCAGCTATTCAACGTGAAGCAATTCCAACTATTTTAAAACGCCAAGATGTAATAGCCATTGCCCAAACGGGTACCGGCAAAACAGCCGGATTTGTTCTTCCGGTATTGCAGTTAATTACCGAAAAAATAACAACAAAAAATGTACAAGCGTTAATAATTACGCCAACCCGCGAGCTCGCAGCACAAGTAGCCACCAGTGTGAGCAATTACAGTGCACACTTAAATGTAAGTTCATTGGCGGTGTTCGGTGGTGTGCGAATTGAGCCGCAAATAGCCGCACTTGAGCAAGGCGTTGATGTGTTAATTGCAACGCCCGGGCGCTTGCGCGATTTACATCAACAAAACGCTGTTTGTTTTGACCAGTTACACACTCTAGTACTCGATGAAGCCGACCGCATGTTAGATTTGGGCTTTATCGATGACATAAAAAAAATCAGCGAGTTATTACCGAATAAACGCCAAACGTTAATGTTTTCAGCAACCTTTACTGATCAGATTAAAACGCTCGCAAATACCATGTTACACGAGCCACAATTGATTGAAGTTGAAGCCGCGAATACAACGGTTGATAACATTAAGCAAACGCTTTATCACGTTGATAAAAATCAAAAAAGTAATGTATTAATTCACTTATTGTCAAAACATAACTGGCAGCAAGTATTGGTGTTTAGCCGCACCAAACAAGGTGCCGATACACTCGTAACCACATTAAAAGAAGCCGGTATAAGCGCAGAATCGATTCACGCTAATCGTACACAGCACGCCCGTACTGAGGCGCTTGCGGCATTTAAAAACAACGATATAAAGGTACTTGTTGCTACCGACATTGCCGCACGTGGTATTGATATTAACCACCTACCTTGCGTTATTAACTACGATTTACCTTATGTGGCGGAAGATTATGTGCATCGCATTGGCCGCACCGGACGTGCTGGCAAAAAAGGCGTGTCTATCTCGTTATTTAGCAGCGATGAAAGCAAGCAATTGAATGCTATTGAACGCCTTATCAATCGTAAGTTTGAACAACAGGTGGTCGCTGGGTTTATACCGAGTATTCAACGTGCCGAACAATTGTGGGGCGGGCAAGGCATTAGCAAGCCTAAAAAAGGCAAAACGGCAGGTAAAAAGTCCAAAACGAATCAGTTTTATGACGATGAATATGGCAATTTTGAACCTATGCCTGATACATCAAGCAAAAAGAAATCAAATAAACGTAAGCGCCGATAA
- a CDS encoding MDR family oxidoreductase has translation MKAVLIEKDEQGYRAALQELEPSFLQGGDVVVDVAYSTLNYKDALAITGKGPVVRQFPLIPGIDLVGTVVESDSEKFKTGDKVLLNGFGVGEQYHGGLAQRACVKSDWLIHLPPQITPFQAMAIGTAGYTAMLCIIALEKQGITPDSGKILVTGANGGVGSFAISLLAKLGYHVVASTGRVSEAEYLIKLGAKDVIDRNTLSEPGRPLGKSLWAGAIDSVGSHTLANVCAQMEYGGSVAACGLAQGMDFPATVAPFILRGVNLLGIDSVMRPIPDREAAWQKLAQLIDDTMLKDIVTTISLSQVVEVSNDLLAGKVQGRVVVDLTM, from the coding sequence ATGAAAGCAGTGCTAATTGAAAAAGATGAACAAGGTTATCGTGCAGCCTTACAAGAACTTGAACCGAGCTTTTTACAAGGTGGTGACGTCGTCGTTGATGTTGCCTACAGCACGTTAAATTACAAAGATGCGCTTGCTATTACAGGTAAAGGCCCGGTTGTAAGGCAGTTTCCTTTGATCCCAGGCATTGATTTAGTGGGAACTGTGGTCGAAAGTGACAGTGAAAAGTTTAAAACGGGCGATAAGGTATTGCTAAATGGCTTTGGTGTTGGCGAGCAATATCATGGTGGTCTTGCTCAAAGAGCCTGCGTTAAAAGTGATTGGTTAATTCATTTGCCGCCACAAATCACACCCTTTCAAGCGATGGCAATTGGCACAGCTGGATATACGGCGATGTTATGTATTATTGCGCTTGAAAAACAAGGGATTACTCCAGATTCTGGTAAAATCTTAGTAACTGGCGCGAATGGCGGGGTGGGCAGCTTTGCCATTTCATTGTTAGCAAAATTGGGCTATCACGTGGTTGCTTCAACTGGGCGCGTGTCAGAGGCTGAATACCTAATTAAGTTGGGTGCAAAGGATGTTATCGACCGTAATACTTTGTCTGAGCCTGGTCGCCCATTAGGGAAATCGTTGTGGGCGGGTGCCATTGATTCGGTAGGTAGTCATACGTTAGCAAATGTATGTGCTCAAATGGAGTATGGTGGGTCAGTCGCGGCATGTGGACTGGCACAGGGTATGGATTTTCCGGCAACTGTTGCGCCATTTATTTTACGTGGTGTGAACTTGCTTGGTATTGATAGTGTGATGCGGCCAATTCCAGATCGTGAAGCTGCTTGGCAAAAACTGGCGCAGTTGATTGATGACACCATGTTAAAAGATATCGTAACGACCATTTCACTGTCACAAGTAGTCGAAGTATCAAATGATTTATTAGCGGGTAAGGTGCAAGGTCGAGTAGTTGTTGATCTAACGATGTAA
- a CDS encoding sulfite exporter TauE/SafE family protein, with amino-acid sequence MSELIELFVYCAVLGSGVGFLAGLLGIGGGLVIVPILSMILLHFAVLPQEQIVITAVATSLASILFTSTSSAIAHHKNGNVPWQLAPWIMTGVALGALLSGFMAALLPEKAVRLVFVISVVFIAIKMMFGNTQTDDTARKLPNKGLLTVLTTLTGGLSAMIGIGGGAVLVPLLTFFSVNMKKAIGCASACGIVIALFGSVGYIVSGSEQLSLSQGFAGFVYLPALFGIVCTSWFTAPLGAKATHHLPVSTIKKIFAVLLVIMAANMLLR; translated from the coding sequence ATGAGTGAACTAATCGAACTATTTGTTTATTGTGCAGTGTTAGGCAGTGGCGTTGGCTTTCTTGCAGGCTTACTGGGAATTGGCGGCGGCTTAGTGATAGTGCCAATTTTAAGTATGATTTTGTTGCACTTTGCCGTGCTGCCCCAAGAGCAAATTGTGATCACCGCTGTTGCCACATCCCTTGCATCGATTTTGTTTACATCAACCTCATCTGCCATTGCCCACCATAAAAATGGCAATGTGCCTTGGCAGCTCGCGCCTTGGATTATGACAGGCGTTGCCTTAGGTGCGTTACTAAGTGGCTTTATGGCTGCACTGCTACCAGAAAAGGCCGTACGTTTAGTATTCGTTATCAGCGTTGTATTTATTGCCATAAAAATGATGTTTGGTAACACTCAAACTGATGACACAGCGCGTAAGCTGCCTAATAAAGGGCTACTGACTGTGCTTACCACACTTACTGGCGGCTTATCGGCAATGATTGGTATAGGTGGTGGCGCCGTACTTGTGCCGCTACTGACATTTTTTTCAGTGAATATGAAAAAAGCGATTGGTTGCGCGTCAGCGTGTGGCATTGTAATCGCACTGTTTGGCTCGGTTGGCTATATTGTGTCGGGAAGTGAACAGCTGAGTTTATCACAAGGTTTCGCTGGCTTTGTTTATTTGCCTGCACTATTTGGCATTGTGTGTACTTCGTGGTTTACCGCCCCACTTGGCGCTAAAGCAACTCACCACTTACCCGTTAGCACCATTAAAAAGATTTTTGCCGTGCTACTGGTGATCATGGCGGCAAACATGTTGCTACGTTAA
- a CDS encoding DUF6172 family protein, with protein MKKTFELTHPKIKLARRVDAVKHEIKKYIKRERNKKLPTGADYWDFDCQFGNTEAEAKPIHLSQINKLIDQTQVENLTSFYVEILAKPAVRQSRIEQDDDFDHDDEFDMDNED; from the coding sequence ATGAAAAAAACATTTGAATTAACGCACCCAAAAATTAAGTTAGCAAGACGTGTTGACGCGGTTAAACATGAAATCAAAAAATACATTAAGCGCGAGCGTAATAAAAAGCTACCAACTGGCGCGGACTATTGGGATTTTGATTGTCAATTTGGCAACACAGAAGCAGAAGCAAAGCCAATTCACTTATCGCAAATTAATAAGCTAATTGACCAAACGCAAGTTGAAAACTTAACGTCGTTTTACGTTGAGATTTTAGCAAAGCCAGCGGTAAGACAATCTCGCATTGAACAAGATGACGATTTTGATCATGACGATGAATTTGATATGGATAACGAAGACTAA
- a CDS encoding DUF1852 domain-containing protein, which produces MNNEFTFTVKRFPLDENYHPSNSTRITTNFANLARGENRQQNLRNALTMINTSFNARAKWDNKNGQRYSVELDIISVDMEIAGSSEAFPSIEVLKTNIIDHETNQRFEGIVGNNFSSYVRDYDFSVLLLEHNKDKPSFSIPENFGELHGKLFKSFINSEVYKNNFNKPPVICLSVSDNKTYFQTDNQHPVLGTEYVPNESSLTEQYFKKMGLQVRYFMPPNSQAPLAFYFVGDLLNDYTNLELISTISTMETFQKIYRPEIYNANAAAGSCYQPSLKNQDHSLTQIVYDREERSQLAIKQGKFAQTHFIEPYQSLLEKWSANFAA; this is translated from the coding sequence ATGAATAACGAATTTACTTTTACTGTTAAGCGTTTTCCGTTAGACGAAAACTATCACCCATCAAACAGCACACGTATTACAACCAACTTTGCGAACTTGGCGCGAGGTGAAAACCGCCAACAGAACTTACGCAACGCATTAACCATGATTAACACAAGCTTTAATGCGCGCGCTAAATGGGATAACAAAAATGGCCAGCGTTACTCAGTTGAGCTAGATATTATTTCGGTAGATATGGAAATAGCGGGTAGTAGCGAGGCGTTTCCGTCAATTGAAGTATTAAAAACCAATATTATTGATCATGAAACAAATCAGCGCTTTGAAGGCATTGTTGGTAATAACTTTTCTTCGTATGTGCGCGATTATGATTTTAGCGTGTTACTGCTTGAGCATAACAAAGACAAGCCATCGTTTAGTATTCCTGAAAATTTTGGCGAATTACACGGAAAACTGTTTAAAAGTTTCATTAATTCAGAGGTATACAAAAACAACTTTAACAAGCCACCTGTTATTTGTTTAAGCGTTTCGGATAACAAAACTTACTTCCAAACTGATAATCAGCACCCAGTGTTAGGCACCGAATATGTGCCAAATGAATCGTCATTAACGGAGCAGTATTTCAAAAAAATGGGCCTACAGGTGCGTTACTTTATGCCGCCAAATAGCCAAGCGCCGTTAGCATTTTATTTTGTTGGCGACCTGCTAAATGATTACACCAATTTAGAGCTAATCAGTACGATAAGCACAATGGAAACATTCCAAAAAATCTATCGTCCAGAAATTTATAACGCTAACGCAGCGGCAGGCAGTTGTTATCAACCGAGCTTAAAGAATCAAGATCACTCGTTAACGCAAATTGTTTACGACCGTGAAGAGCGCAGCCAACTGGCAATTAAACAAGGTAAATTTGCACAAACGCACTTTATTGAACCTTATCAATCGCTACTTGAAAAGTGGTCGGCAAACTTTGCTGCTTAA
- a CDS encoding VanZ family protein, producing MYKLTITLSSLFFAFIIWIIYLANTGQHSIFFELVRLIPYGDKVGHLGLFGVLTLLANLATKFKVFKLGKIKIFWGTAIVFVFVTFEELSQHFLPTRTLDIFDYTADMLGILLFTWLSSILAKRNQTKCN from the coding sequence ATGTATAAATTAACAATAACCCTATCCAGTTTGTTCTTTGCATTTATTATCTGGATTATTTACCTAGCCAATACAGGGCAACATAGCATTTTCTTTGAGCTTGTTCGCTTAATTCCATATGGTGATAAGGTCGGGCATCTCGGGTTATTTGGCGTGCTCACATTACTTGCTAACCTTGCGACTAAGTTTAAGGTGTTCAAGTTAGGTAAAATCAAAATATTTTGGGGCACGGCGATTGTTTTTGTATTTGTGACGTTTGAAGAATTAAGTCAGCATTTTTTACCAACAAGAACGTTAGATATATTTGATTACACCGCTGATATGCTGGGCATTTTACTATTTACTTGGCTTTCTTCCATTTTAGCGAAGAGAAACCAAACAAAATGCAACTAA
- a CDS encoding methionine synthase: protein MKTLLPTSTAGSLPKPSWLAEPEVLWSPWKLSGDALIDGKHDALKVSLHEQQQAGVDIVSDGEQTRQHFVTTFIEHLDGVDFENRKTVRIRNRYDASVPTVVGPVARKAPVFVEDAKFLRAQTDKPIKWALPGPMTMIDTLYDDHYKSREKLAWEFAKILNQEAKELEAAGVNIIQFDEPAFNVFFDEVNDWGIACLERAIEGLKCETAVHICYGYGIKANTDWKKTLGSEWRQYEEVFPKLQQSNIDIISLECHNSRVPIELLALIRGKKVMVGAIDVATDDIETPEEVADTLREALKYVDADKLYPSTNCGLAPLSREVARAKLNALAQGAAIVRAEVQA, encoded by the coding sequence ATGAAAACATTATTACCGACATCGACCGCGGGCAGCTTGCCAAAACCAAGCTGGCTTGCAGAGCCAGAAGTGCTTTGGTCACCATGGAAATTAAGCGGCGACGCACTTATTGATGGCAAACACGATGCACTAAAAGTATCACTTCATGAACAGCAACAAGCTGGCGTAGATATCGTCAGCGATGGTGAGCAAACCCGTCAGCACTTTGTAACTACCTTTATTGAACACCTTGATGGTGTTGATTTTGAAAATCGCAAAACCGTGCGCATTCGTAATCGTTATGATGCAAGCGTACCAACGGTGGTCGGCCCTGTGGCACGAAAAGCTCCAGTGTTTGTTGAAGATGCAAAATTTTTACGCGCGCAAACCGACAAACCAATTAAGTGGGCGTTGCCTGGCCCAATGACAATGATTGATACCTTGTATGACGATCATTATAAAAGCCGTGAAAAACTTGCGTGGGAATTTGCCAAAATTCTTAACCAAGAAGCAAAAGAGCTCGAAGCTGCGGGTGTTAATATTATTCAGTTTGACGAGCCAGCGTTTAACGTGTTTTTTGATGAAGTAAATGACTGGGGTATTGCGTGTTTAGAGCGCGCGATTGAGGGTTTAAAGTGCGAAACGGCAGTGCATATTTGCTACGGTTACGGCATTAAAGCAAATACAGATTGGAAGAAAACCTTAGGCTCAGAATGGCGTCAATACGAAGAAGTATTTCCTAAATTACAGCAATCGAATATTGATATCATTTCTCTTGAATGCCATAACTCGCGTGTGCCAATTGAGTTACTTGCACTTATTCGTGGCAAAAAGGTAATGGTAGGGGCTATTGATGTAGCAACCGATGATATTGAAACGCCAGAAGAAGTCGCTGATACCTTGCGCGAAGCGCTGAAATACGTGGATGCAGATAAGCTGTATCCATCAACTAACTGCGGCTTAGCGCCGTTATCGCGTGAGGTTGCACGAGCAAAACTGAACGCCCTTGCCCAAGGTGCAGCCATTGTGCGTGCAGAAGTACAAGCTTAA
- a CDS encoding TetR/AcrR family transcriptional regulator, with protein sequence MTEKTSQPRKRGRPKKSERAHLDTRAELIQSGLAHFTEFGFVASGIDMILKKTGTPKGSFYYYFDSKEAFGKAVIDNYARFFAKRLDGCLLEHSVDPVTRITQFVALSKQGMVKHQFTRGCLVGNLGQEVDLLPETFRALLLAIFTEWQDKLAVCLKEAQRQGLCDKSKDPHALAEFFWVGWEGAVSRAKLAQSTKPLDSYLNHFLMLLK encoded by the coding sequence ATGACAGAGAAAACATCACAACCTCGCAAGCGAGGACGGCCGAAGAAAAGTGAGCGAGCTCACCTCGACACACGAGCTGAATTAATTCAAAGTGGTTTGGCGCACTTTACAGAGTTTGGCTTTGTGGCGTCAGGCATTGATATGATCCTGAAAAAAACAGGCACACCGAAAGGTTCTTTTTATTATTATTTTGACAGTAAAGAGGCGTTTGGTAAGGCAGTAATTGACAATTACGCTCGGTTTTTTGCTAAGCGATTAGATGGCTGTTTACTTGAACATTCGGTTGACCCAGTAACGCGAATTACTCAGTTTGTCGCGTTATCTAAACAAGGTATGGTTAAGCATCAATTTACGCGTGGCTGCCTCGTAGGTAACTTAGGCCAAGAAGTCGATCTGTTACCTGAAACGTTTCGAGCTTTACTGCTGGCTATTTTTACCGAATGGCAAGATAAGCTGGCGGTGTGTTTAAAAGAGGCGCAACGGCAAGGGCTTTGCGATAAAAGCAAAGATCCACATGCCTTAGCTGAATTTTTCTGGGTTGGTTGGGAAGGCGCTGTGAGTCGGGCTAAATTAGCGCAGTCGACCAAACCACTTGATAGTTATTTAAATCACTTTTTAATGTTGCTGAAATAA